In one Nocardioides sp. NBC_00368 genomic region, the following are encoded:
- a CDS encoding BlaI/MecI/CopY family transcriptional regulator, which yields MRPFGDLEAVVMDHLWAADEPLTVREVLERIDRDPPLAYTTVMTVMDNLHRKGVVTREREGRAFRYWSTKDRAAHTADLMHELLNGSGDSSVTLLRFLDTMSAAEVKKLKRALGD from the coding sequence GTGCGCCCATTCGGAGACCTTGAGGCTGTGGTCATGGACCACCTTTGGGCGGCAGACGAACCGCTGACGGTTCGCGAGGTGCTCGAGCGGATCGACCGAGACCCGCCGTTGGCTTACACCACGGTGATGACGGTCATGGACAATCTGCACCGCAAGGGCGTGGTGACCCGCGAGCGCGAGGGACGGGCGTTTCGCTATTGGTCGACCAAGGACCGCGCCGCGCACACCGCCGACCTCATGCATGAGCTGCTCAACGGCAGCGGCGACAGCTCGGTCACGCTGCTGCGCTTCCTTGACACCATGTCGGCAGCCGAGGTCAAGAAGTTGAAGCGGGCACTCGGTGATTGA
- a CDS encoding M23 family metallopeptidase produces MPAASTKSTSKPSVPLSALERPKSVTRSSERSPAVRESREPAKPRASRIPKGQPNQDRLVERLKVDRETDRWVLPVASYRLTGTFGEGSSLWANTHTGLDFATAQGTTIVAVAGGRVTEAGWAGSYGYRTIVELPDGTEIWYCHQAVIDVSLGQSVSQGQRIGEVGSTGNSTGPHVHIEVRPDGGDPVDPMVAFADHGARP; encoded by the coding sequence GTGCCGGCTGCATCGACGAAGTCGACCTCGAAGCCCTCGGTGCCGCTATCGGCGCTCGAGCGGCCGAAGTCGGTGACCCGATCTTCAGAGCGGTCTCCTGCGGTGCGCGAATCGCGCGAACCTGCCAAGCCCAGGGCGAGTCGCATCCCGAAGGGCCAGCCGAATCAAGACCGTCTGGTCGAGCGGCTCAAGGTTGATCGCGAGACTGATCGCTGGGTGCTCCCGGTTGCTTCATACCGCCTCACAGGAACCTTCGGTGAGGGAAGTTCGCTGTGGGCAAACACCCATACCGGCCTGGACTTCGCGACGGCACAAGGGACGACGATCGTCGCCGTGGCCGGTGGTCGCGTCACTGAGGCTGGCTGGGCTGGTTCCTACGGATACCGCACGATCGTCGAGCTTCCTGACGGCACCGAGATCTGGTACTGCCATCAGGCCGTCATCGACGTCAGCCTGGGCCAATCCGTGAGTCAGGGTCAGCGGATCGGAGAGGTCGGAAGCACGGGCAACAGCACCGGGCCACACGTGCACATCGAAGTTCGTCCAGATGGCGGCGATCCAGTCGATCCGATGGTCGCGTTTGCTGATCACGGCGCTCGCCCCTAG
- a CDS encoding GNAT family N-acetyltransferase, producing MGLQDLPDVVAAHRQHFPDGFFARLGPRFLGRYYRTFLDGPLAVALIVEMSGVPSGYLVGVLDPVQHRRLLLTYHGVALAVCGLLGLTRRPRVLARFLVTRSRRYLNALRRSRDLATDTVNVPRLAVLSHVVVAENARGHGLGTLLVDAFLAQAREAGRERACLVTITGPEGAGAFYAKSGWSHTRDATGVDGRRLSYFERELPETE from the coding sequence ATGGGCCTGCAGGATCTGCCGGACGTCGTGGCTGCACATCGTCAGCATTTCCCTGATGGATTCTTTGCGCGGCTTGGGCCCCGATTCCTCGGCCGCTACTACCGGACCTTTCTCGACGGTCCGCTGGCAGTGGCGCTCATCGTCGAGATGTCGGGAGTACCGTCTGGCTACCTCGTCGGCGTCCTGGATCCAGTTCAGCACCGTCGACTTCTACTGACGTACCACGGCGTTGCCCTGGCTGTGTGTGGTCTCCTCGGCTTGACCCGCAGGCCGAGGGTCTTGGCGCGCTTCCTCGTCACGCGATCACGCAGATACCTGAATGCGCTGAGGCGGTCTCGCGATCTCGCGACGGACACTGTCAATGTGCCCCGCCTCGCCGTCCTGTCGCACGTCGTTGTGGCGGAGAACGCCCGCGGCCACGGCCTAGGCACGCTGCTGGTCGATGCCTTCCTTGCTCAGGCGCGTGAAGCAGGAAGGGAGCGTGCATGTTTGGTCACCATCACCGGGCCAGAGGGTGCCGGCGCCTTCTACGCGAAGTCCGGGTGGAGCCACACACGTGACGCAACTGGAGTCGACGGTCGCCGATTGTCGTACTTCGAGCGAGAGCTCCCGGAGACCGAGTGA
- a CDS encoding copper resistance CopC/CopD family protein gives MKLVVRTTAAPARRMSLRGGCQAALAALLGVLILAFAAPAAQAHATLLFATPAVEGAVPTSPKQIQLVFDQEVIPAESALELEGPQGTAFRLGTTTSGENGRTVSAAVLEELEVGQYVVDWTVTANDGDTMTGKYRFAVGSRSGLTLGGGGDPEVRGLAALTILRLGLFSGLTLTLGGLVGARIARRTSSVQAREQDPEPWLLAGSLLGLVSAVGLAVVLLGGGSMVAGMTRLRPLELLNTTPGLVAAVEVVAFAAATAACLARRGSVAAAMLVAVAAAEGVRAHPQASSPGWGAALTFVHLCAAAVWIGALVHVVRVGLSRRRRGTSAAEVVRSYARVAVWLFLLVLGSGVVSGLVLAVPAGLVETLTATRYGHWLVVKAAIVVIVAALAMWARRHLSARSDATQPSWTARVEMAGLGAVLAVSALLTSLAPPVQPDLELPFPPPPVGPVSAAGGRAGWIGIGLTASQGQLLVRLSTPDMHPAADAVDTTTYDLVANALAPGGAAPRALHLRRCGTGCFVAPLQWQRGRTTITLKATSSEFRGGTTAITVAWPAEQAAQLLKRTVRVMRQIPELVLYEQVTSDTNGASGIETRIPMSGQELLDSDPYGSGIAPTVVQLGRDPNTGETELALAYPGEGTYVHLTLDHHDRIIRETLNAPKHLTTRTLVYPEDDDGHAHEQ, from the coding sequence GTGAAGCTTGTAGTACGGACGACCGCAGCCCCCGCGAGGCGGATGTCATTGCGAGGAGGATGTCAGGCTGCACTCGCTGCCCTGCTCGGCGTTCTGATTTTGGCTTTCGCAGCACCGGCGGCGCAGGCGCACGCGACCCTGCTGTTCGCCACCCCGGCAGTCGAGGGCGCCGTCCCGACCTCGCCGAAGCAGATCCAGCTGGTTTTCGACCAAGAGGTCATTCCGGCCGAGTCGGCCCTGGAGCTGGAAGGCCCACAAGGGACTGCGTTCCGCCTTGGGACAACCACGTCGGGCGAGAACGGGCGAACGGTGAGCGCTGCCGTGCTCGAGGAGCTCGAAGTCGGCCAGTACGTCGTGGACTGGACGGTCACCGCCAATGACGGCGACACGATGACCGGCAAGTACCGGTTCGCCGTCGGATCCAGATCCGGCCTCACACTGGGCGGGGGCGGCGACCCCGAGGTCCGCGGCCTGGCAGCGCTGACGATCCTGCGGCTGGGATTGTTCAGCGGCCTCACGCTCACGCTCGGAGGATTAGTAGGAGCCCGAATAGCGCGACGCACATCTTCGGTGCAGGCTCGCGAACAGGATCCGGAACCCTGGTTACTCGCCGGCAGCCTGCTCGGCTTGGTGAGCGCGGTTGGCCTGGCCGTGGTCCTACTGGGCGGCGGGTCAATGGTCGCAGGCATGACACGTTTGCGACCCCTTGAACTGCTCAACACGACTCCCGGTTTGGTGGCTGCTGTGGAAGTGGTGGCGTTCGCCGCGGCAACTGCTGCCTGCCTTGCACGGCGTGGCAGCGTCGCCGCCGCAATGTTGGTCGCAGTGGCGGCTGCCGAAGGCGTCCGAGCACATCCGCAGGCCAGCAGTCCAGGGTGGGGCGCCGCACTGACGTTCGTGCACCTATGTGCGGCCGCGGTCTGGATCGGGGCCCTCGTTCACGTCGTGCGGGTCGGCCTGTCCCGCCGCCGACGAGGTACCTCCGCCGCGGAGGTAGTCCGCAGCTACGCGCGCGTCGCGGTGTGGTTGTTCCTCTTGGTACTCGGCAGCGGCGTCGTGAGCGGGCTGGTGTTGGCCGTGCCGGCGGGCCTGGTCGAGACGTTGACCGCAACAAGATACGGCCATTGGTTGGTCGTGAAGGCCGCCATCGTCGTGATCGTCGCTGCACTGGCGATGTGGGCTCGTCGGCACCTCTCGGCACGGTCGGACGCGACGCAGCCGTCGTGGACCGCCCGAGTGGAGATGGCAGGTCTTGGTGCGGTACTCGCCGTCTCCGCCCTATTGACCTCCCTTGCGCCGCCGGTTCAGCCCGATCTTGAATTGCCCTTCCCGCCACCTCCTGTCGGACCGGTGTCGGCAGCTGGAGGTCGCGCCGGCTGGATCGGCATCGGGCTCACGGCGTCGCAAGGTCAGCTGCTGGTGCGGCTGAGCACTCCGGACATGCATCCGGCCGCGGACGCCGTCGACACGACGACGTACGACCTCGTGGCCAACGCGCTTGCGCCGGGCGGCGCCGCACCTCGAGCGTTGCATCTGCGTCGGTGCGGAACCGGATGCTTCGTGGCCCCACTCCAGTGGCAGCGGGGTCGAACTACCATCACCCTGAAGGCCACTTCCTCTGAATTCCGCGGAGGCACCACAGCGATCACCGTGGCCTGGCCGGCTGAGCAGGCCGCTCAGCTGTTGAAGCGGACCGTGCGCGTCATGCGGCAGATACCGGAACTCGTCTTGTACGAGCAGGTCACCAGTGACACCAACGGCGCCTCAGGCATCGAGACCCGGATCCCCATGAGCGGTCAGGAGCTCCTGGACTCGGATCCCTACGGCTCCGGGATCGCGCCCACCGTCGTACAGCTCGGACGCGACCCCAACACCGGTGAGACCGAGCTCGCTCTGGCCTACCCCGGTGAAGGGACGTATGTGCATCTCACCTTGGACCATCACGACCGGATCATCCGCGAGACCCTGAACGCCCCGAAACACCTCACGACCAGAACGCTGGTCTACCCAGAGGACGATGACGGTCATGCCCACGAACAGTGA
- the lgt gene encoding prolipoprotein diacylglyceryl transferase, protein MTALYYIPSPSEGVWHIGLFPVRAYALCIIAGIIAAVWLAEKRWTSRGGQPGRIQDIALWAIPFGIIGGRLYHVITDPELYFGEGRRPIEALYIWHGGLGVWGAIFLGALGAWIGVRRAGAPFGEIAGVIAPAIPLAQAIGRWGNWWNQELFGRPTQLPWGLQISPDRRPDGYESFATFHPTFLYESLWDLGVVGLVLWVEARFKIAGGRLFAIYVMGYTAGRGWIEYLRIDTANHVLGLRLNVWTSIIVFVAAATYFALATQRASASNKTFEASSAGPVT, encoded by the coding sequence ATGACTGCGCTCTACTACATCCCTAGTCCGAGTGAAGGCGTCTGGCACATCGGACTCTTCCCGGTGCGCGCCTACGCGCTGTGCATCATCGCCGGCATCATCGCAGCCGTCTGGCTGGCTGAGAAGCGATGGACAAGCCGAGGGGGTCAGCCGGGGCGGATCCAGGACATCGCCTTGTGGGCAATCCCGTTCGGCATCATCGGAGGTCGGCTCTACCACGTCATCACCGACCCCGAGCTCTACTTCGGGGAGGGACGCCGACCGATCGAGGCCCTCTACATATGGCATGGCGGGCTCGGCGTCTGGGGTGCGATCTTCCTGGGTGCACTTGGGGCCTGGATCGGTGTCCGCCGCGCCGGCGCGCCGTTCGGTGAGATCGCCGGGGTGATCGCACCCGCCATCCCGCTCGCGCAGGCGATCGGCCGCTGGGGCAATTGGTGGAACCAGGAGCTCTTCGGCCGGCCCACACAACTGCCGTGGGGGCTGCAGATCAGCCCCGATAGGCGTCCGGACGGCTACGAGAGCTTCGCGACATTCCATCCCACGTTCCTCTACGAGTCGCTGTGGGACCTTGGCGTCGTGGGACTCGTTCTCTGGGTCGAAGCGCGCTTCAAGATCGCCGGCGGTCGATTGTTCGCCATCTATGTCATGGGCTACACCGCTGGCCGGGGATGGATCGAGTATTTGCGGATCGACACGGCGAACCACGTCCTCGGACTGCGTTTGAACGTATGGACCAGCATCATCGTCTTCGTCGCTGCAGCCACGTACTTCGCGCTGGCAACCCAGCGCGCCAGCGCTTCGAACAAGACTTTCGAGGCCTCATCTGCGGGTCCGGTCACGTGA
- a CDS encoding WD40/YVTN/BNR-like repeat-containing protein yields MTDPSSDRIFGLTPRARKVVAPLLIVTVLVIAMGTYLTQRSSNGTEAGGSEGRRGPVVGGDLHAVGQVGDRLFVGGHGGAGYRNPAGGWTQIESLNNKDVMGWAQSGDTVLAGGHEGLYASTDDGSTFDSVSGLPVSDVHGVGASGRVVYVASPQAGILVSEDGGTTFERRSSQGMDFMGTIWVDPSNPDVAIAPSMQAGAARTTDGGRTWDAMGGGMGSMSVAVGGGGQDLFVVGMGDAQVSTDMGSTWTSAAIPDGTSAASYTAQDKLVIAVLDGDRATVYQQAGSEWEPLS; encoded by the coding sequence ATGACCGACCCCAGCAGCGATCGAATCTTCGGCCTAACGCCACGCGCCCGTAAGGTCGTCGCACCACTTCTCATCGTCACGGTCCTCGTGATCGCGATGGGCACGTACCTGACCCAGCGGTCGAGCAACGGCACCGAGGCAGGTGGTTCCGAGGGTCGACGAGGGCCCGTCGTCGGCGGCGATTTGCACGCGGTTGGCCAGGTTGGCGACCGGCTGTTCGTCGGAGGCCACGGCGGAGCCGGGTACCGCAACCCTGCCGGGGGCTGGACGCAGATCGAGTCGCTCAACAACAAGGACGTCATGGGCTGGGCGCAATCAGGAGACACCGTGCTTGCCGGCGGCCACGAGGGCCTGTACGCCTCAACGGACGACGGCTCGACGTTCGACTCGGTCTCCGGATTGCCGGTATCTGATGTTCACGGCGTCGGTGCTTCAGGGAGGGTGGTTTACGTGGCCTCACCCCAAGCAGGGATCCTCGTCTCGGAGGACGGCGGAACGACATTCGAGCGGCGCAGTTCGCAGGGCATGGACTTCATGGGCACCATCTGGGTAGACCCGTCGAACCCCGACGTAGCGATCGCGCCATCGATGCAGGCCGGCGCCGCCAGAACGACCGATGGCGGCCGCACCTGGGATGCAATGGGCGGCGGCATGGGGTCCATGTCGGTTGCTGTCGGCGGCGGCGGACAAGATCTGTTCGTCGTCGGCATGGGTGACGCCCAGGTCAGTACTGACATGGGGTCGACCTGGACCTCGGCCGCGATTCCCGATGGCACCAGCGCGGCCTCCTACACTGCACAGGACAAGCTCGTCATCGCCGTTCTCGACGGCGACCGCGCTACCGTGTATCAGCAGGCGGGTTCCGAGTGGGAGCCATTGTCCTGA
- the resB gene encoding cytochrome c biogenesis protein ResB → MRTALILLLLLGLASVPGSLVPQEPVDPNAVRQWQQMHPKLTPVYERLDVFHVYGSPWFSAIYLLLMVSLVGCILPRLRVYWRAATAPPPRAPRNLTRLPHSITGASSASPQEVTSAARKLLRRQGYRVETTSSDDGSATVSAQRGYLREAGNLVFHLSLVVILIAFAAGSFFGFRGSVNLVQGQTFTNARQSYDDFAPGPLFRADSLKPFSFTLDKFEANFMTSGPTLGQPTAFRADLSYSPFPGADKEKQRVEVNRPLTIGDTSVFLVGNGYAPAITVHDGEGNTVYSGPTVFMPQDAGYTSVGVVKAPDAKPSQLGLDARLLPTYAWSKETGPISQFPDAMNPVLSMAVYQGDLGLSNGVPQSVYALDKTKLTAVTDKTGKPLTLNIPMGATRKLPDGLGSVTFDGLNRWTRLQVSSTPGESIALGGVIIGLLGLMGSLFIRPRRIWLRAHRTEVGAALEIAGLDRLEGHGLDQSLTDFLANIEKATT, encoded by the coding sequence ATGAGGACCGCCCTGATTCTGCTCCTTCTCCTGGGGCTGGCCTCAGTTCCCGGGTCGCTCGTGCCGCAGGAGCCGGTCGATCCGAACGCGGTACGCCAGTGGCAACAGATGCACCCCAAGCTGACGCCGGTCTACGAGCGACTCGATGTTTTCCACGTCTACGGGTCGCCGTGGTTCAGCGCGATCTACCTGCTGCTGATGGTCTCCCTGGTGGGCTGCATCCTGCCGCGGCTCAGGGTGTACTGGCGCGCTGCGACCGCTCCCCCGCCCCGCGCGCCCCGCAACCTGACCCGCCTCCCACACTCGATCACGGGTGCATCAAGCGCCTCCCCGCAGGAGGTCACCTCCGCGGCCCGGAAACTGCTCCGGCGGCAGGGTTATCGCGTCGAGACGACCTCCTCCGATGACGGGTCCGCGACCGTCTCGGCGCAACGCGGTTACCTGCGCGAGGCCGGCAACCTGGTCTTCCACCTGTCGTTGGTCGTGATCCTGATCGCCTTCGCCGCAGGAAGCTTCTTCGGGTTCCGCGGCTCGGTCAACCTGGTGCAAGGACAGACGTTCACCAATGCGCGCCAGTCCTATGACGACTTCGCTCCCGGACCGCTTTTCCGCGCGGACTCGCTCAAGCCGTTCAGCTTCACGCTCGACAAGTTCGAGGCGAACTTCATGACCTCCGGCCCCACGCTGGGCCAGCCCACGGCCTTCCGCGCAGACCTTTCCTACAGCCCCTTTCCTGGTGCCGACAAGGAGAAACAGCGGGTCGAGGTGAACCGCCCGCTGACCATCGGTGACACCAGCGTCTTCCTCGTCGGCAACGGCTACGCGCCCGCCATCACGGTCCACGACGGCGAAGGCAACACGGTCTACTCCGGTCCGACGGTCTTCATGCCGCAGGACGCCGGCTACACCTCCGTGGGGGTCGTGAAGGCTCCGGACGCCAAGCCCTCGCAACTCGGTCTCGACGCGCGGTTACTGCCGACGTACGCCTGGAGCAAGGAAACGGGGCCGATCTCGCAGTTCCCCGACGCGATGAACCCCGTGCTGTCGATGGCTGTCTACCAGGGCGACCTGGGACTGAGTAACGGTGTCCCCCAGTCTGTGTACGCCTTGGACAAGACGAAGCTGACCGCCGTCACAGACAAGACCGGAAAGCCGCTCACGCTCAACATCCCGATGGGCGCTACCCGCAAGCTCCCCGACGGCCTGGGCTCAGTCACGTTTGATGGCTTGAACCGCTGGACACGACTCCAAGTCAGCTCTACTCCTGGCGAAAGTATCGCCCTCGGCGGCGTCATCATCGGACTCCTGGGCCTCATGGGATCCCTATTCATCCGCCCGCGACGCATTTGGCTGCGCGCACACCGTACGGAGGTCGGCGCCGCTCTGGAGATCGCCGGCCTCGACCGCCTCGAGGGCCACGGCCTCGATCAGTCGCTGACCGATTTCCTCGCCAACATCGAGAAGGCAACCACATGA
- a CDS encoding M56 family metallopeptidase produces MIDALLLATYAAVAGTLGAAWLRDARWTSLAPRLAIAAWQALAISVLLSLAASGLALGISFSHVSGDVARFFSLCAENLRHGYASPGGAFTALLGLTLFLALLSRTMWCAVGVSVSDRRERAARIAAFDMVGRPDAATGALIVEHDAPYAFCIGGRRHRVVLTSGLLAALRPDELDAVLAHEHAHLRQRHHTALVACRALFGTLAPVFPAFRTAMPLVRLYAELCADDGARRRVGPGPLRDALARLACNPAPAGTLAASAHDVEARLSRLRDRPRRLPVTASVGASFGIAAAVMIPLVLAAAPAIAIAWEGICRMA; encoded by the coding sequence GTGATTGATGCGCTCCTCCTGGCGACGTACGCCGCGGTTGCCGGGACGCTCGGCGCCGCGTGGCTGCGGGACGCCCGCTGGACGTCGCTTGCGCCCCGACTCGCCATCGCCGCCTGGCAGGCCTTGGCGATCTCGGTGCTGCTGTCCCTCGCTGCCTCTGGACTTGCCCTCGGTATCTCGTTCTCCCATGTCAGCGGCGATGTGGCCAGATTCTTCAGCCTCTGCGCCGAGAATCTTCGCCACGGCTACGCCTCGCCCGGCGGTGCATTCACGGCGCTCCTTGGCCTGACACTGTTCCTCGCGCTGCTTTCGCGGACCATGTGGTGCGCGGTTGGGGTGTCGGTGTCAGACCGCAGGGAGCGCGCCGCGCGTATCGCAGCATTTGACATGGTCGGACGACCTGATGCCGCGACAGGTGCCTTGATCGTCGAGCACGACGCACCGTACGCCTTCTGCATCGGCGGCCGACGCCATCGAGTCGTGCTCACGAGTGGCTTGCTCGCCGCTCTCCGCCCCGACGAGCTCGATGCCGTTCTGGCCCACGAGCATGCGCACCTTCGCCAGCGGCACCACACGGCGCTGGTCGCGTGTCGCGCGCTCTTCGGAACCCTCGCGCCAGTCTTTCCTGCCTTTCGTACGGCGATGCCCCTGGTGCGCCTGTATGCGGAGCTGTGCGCCGATGACGGCGCCCGCCGCCGGGTCGGCCCGGGACCGCTTCGCGACGCGCTTGCTCGACTTGCGTGTAATCCCGCACCAGCGGGCACGTTGGCTGCGAGCGCACACGATGTTGAGGCACGGTTGTCCCGGCTGCGAGACCGACCACGACGCTTGCCGGTGACTGCATCGGTGGGTGCATCGTTCGGAATCGCCGCGGCTGTGATGATCCCGCTGGTCCTGGCCGCCGCTCCCGCTATCGCTATCGCATGGGAAGGCATCTGTCGGATGGCGTGA
- a CDS encoding M15 family metallopeptidase encodes MRRSQLRSVRVSFVDFKGVKQRGQLVVNRDVAASVARIFSRLYDARFPIRKMRPVEEYGGDANASLADDNTSAYNCRRANQINAPFRESPHANGRAIDINPFENPWKDLRCKCWFPSDEHRARKEAPGVILRGGVVWKAFRQEGWIWQNIDVADYMHFDTGYPSEPFGSGPKEN; translated from the coding sequence GTGCGGCGCAGCCAGCTCCGTTCGGTGCGGGTCAGCTTCGTGGACTTCAAGGGCGTCAAGCAGCGCGGTCAACTGGTGGTCAATCGTGATGTGGCCGCTAGCGTGGCCCGGATCTTCAGTCGCCTGTACGACGCTCGATTTCCGATTCGCAAGATGCGGCCAGTTGAGGAGTACGGCGGCGACGCAAACGCCAGCCTCGCCGACGACAACACATCCGCGTACAACTGCCGCAGAGCGAACCAGATCAACGCACCGTTTCGCGAGTCTCCGCACGCGAACGGCAGGGCGATCGACATCAATCCCTTTGAGAACCCCTGGAAGGATCTGCGCTGCAAATGTTGGTTTCCCTCTGACGAGCACCGGGCACGCAAAGAGGCTCCTGGAGTGATCCTCCGAGGCGGAGTGGTCTGGAAGGCGTTCCGCCAGGAAGGGTGGATCTGGCAGAACATCGACGTCGCCGACTACATGCACTTCGACACCGGCTATCCATCAGAGCCGTTTGGTTCGGGGCCAAAGGAGAACTGA
- a CDS encoding cytochrome c biogenesis CcdA family protein has protein sequence MTHALSIGATVAYGPLLVAILVAILAGAISFLSPCCLPLVPGYLAYVTGAAGADAAGEASARKRSTAVVGTALFVLGFAVVFTSYGALFGTIGGTLVRHQDLLIRILGVVTIFLGLVFAGVLGAVPGLSRTFRLGYQPTVGLAGAPVLGVMFGIGWTPCIGPTLAAVLALATTSGTAGRGALLSFAYSLGLGIPFLLAAMGISRAFRVFAFARRHAQSVMRIGGAMLVVLGVLEVTGIWGAWLASLRTLFGTWQVPL, from the coding sequence ATGACTCATGCGCTGTCGATCGGTGCCACAGTCGCCTACGGGCCACTCCTGGTGGCCATCCTGGTGGCTATTCTCGCGGGCGCGATCTCGTTCCTCAGCCCGTGTTGTCTGCCGCTGGTCCCTGGCTACCTTGCCTACGTGACTGGCGCGGCGGGAGCGGACGCCGCGGGCGAGGCCAGCGCCAGGAAACGGTCGACCGCAGTAGTGGGGACCGCACTGTTCGTGCTTGGGTTCGCCGTGGTGTTCACCAGTTACGGAGCGCTGTTCGGCACGATCGGCGGCACTCTGGTCCGACATCAGGATCTGCTCATCCGGATCCTCGGAGTCGTCACGATTTTCCTGGGCCTGGTGTTCGCTGGTGTGTTGGGGGCAGTGCCGGGGCTATCACGTACCTTCCGACTCGGCTACCAACCGACGGTCGGCCTCGCTGGGGCTCCGGTGCTCGGAGTCATGTTCGGTATCGGTTGGACGCCATGCATCGGTCCGACGCTTGCGGCGGTGCTCGCCCTCGCGACCACCAGCGGTACAGCCGGTCGCGGGGCCCTGCTGTCCTTCGCGTACAGCCTCGGCCTCGGGATCCCGTTCCTGCTGGCCGCCATGGGCATCAGCCGCGCCTTTCGCGTCTTCGCGTTCGCCCGGCGTCACGCGCAATCCGTGATGCGGATCGGCGGTGCCATGCTGGTGGTTCTGGGGGTCCTGGAGGTCACTGGCATCTGGGGTGCCTGGCTGGCAAGCCTGCGCACGCTCTTCGGCACGTGGCAGGTGCCGCTGTGA
- a CDS encoding TlpA family protein disulfide reductase — translation MRRNVRTAVVVIVVGAILGVGWWQLRETRSHARSTDAGEVGLTLYSGDEGIPLPNVEGETIAGEMLSLADLRGHVIVLNVWGSWCAPCRAEAPDLAKISKESAPRGVRFVGIDVRDNPAAGLAFERKFGITYPSFNDQDGLVLASFTGIVPVSAVPSTLVIDRNGFIRARNIGRIDATTLRGLIEDAEKLG, via the coding sequence ATGCGGCGCAACGTGCGCACGGCGGTTGTGGTCATCGTGGTCGGCGCGATCCTCGGCGTTGGCTGGTGGCAGTTGCGCGAGACCCGATCGCATGCCCGCAGCACAGACGCTGGAGAAGTCGGTTTGACGCTCTATTCCGGGGATGAGGGCATCCCGCTTCCGAATGTCGAGGGCGAGACCATCGCCGGTGAGATGCTCTCGCTGGCTGACCTTCGTGGTCACGTGATCGTCCTCAACGTTTGGGGGTCGTGGTGTGCGCCTTGCCGTGCAGAGGCGCCGGATCTCGCAAAGATCTCGAAAGAATCCGCTCCACGGGGCGTACGGTTCGTCGGGATCGACGTGCGCGACAACCCTGCGGCCGGCCTGGCCTTCGAGCGCAAGTTCGGGATCACCTACCCGAGCTTCAACGACCAGGACGGGCTCGTGCTTGCCTCGTTCACCGGCATAGTGCCGGTCAGTGCCGTCCCCTCGACCCTGGTCATCGACCGCAACGGGTTCATTCGCGCCCGCAACATCGGCCGCATCGACGCCACCACTCTGCGCGGCCTGATCGAGGACGCGGAGAAGCTCGGATGA
- the ccsB gene encoding c-type cytochrome biogenesis protein CcsB, whose translation MSNIQYAQFSNTAIMFAALVYSLALLAHIAEWSLRKVPQPEPARLVRGGASDEDTDPDQRTQQISYREDFAGRLGVALTVIGFALNAGGMVSRGLAADRVPWGNMYEFTITGCVATVATYLVLLRFQPIRWLGLAVTGLVVIFLMVAVLLLDVPAGPLVPALHSYWLYIHVTAALLATGAFTVGALASCLYLHRSRAEARGTSNRGLAARLPASEVIDALAYRLHAFGFPVWTFAALIAGPIWARYAWGRYWGWDPKEVWAFITWVAYAAYLHARATAGWRGHRAATLALIGFAALLFNFVGINLWGGGLHSYAGK comes from the coding sequence ATGAGCAATATCCAATACGCCCAGTTCAGCAACACCGCAATCATGTTCGCTGCACTGGTCTACAGCCTCGCGCTCCTGGCCCACATCGCCGAATGGTCGCTCCGCAAGGTTCCTCAGCCCGAACCGGCCCGCCTCGTCCGCGGCGGCGCCTCCGACGAGGACACGGACCCAGATCAGCGGACTCAGCAGATCTCCTACCGCGAGGACTTCGCGGGCCGCTTGGGCGTCGCCCTCACTGTCATCGGATTCGCCCTGAACGCCGGCGGGATGGTCTCCAGGGGACTGGCGGCCGATCGCGTGCCATGGGGCAACATGTACGAGTTCACGATCACCGGGTGCGTCGCCACCGTCGCTACGTACCTCGTGCTGCTCCGCTTCCAGCCAATTCGATGGCTCGGGCTCGCCGTCACCGGGCTGGTCGTCATATTTCTCATGGTTGCGGTGCTTCTGCTGGACGTCCCCGCGGGCCCGCTGGTCCCAGCACTGCACTCCTACTGGCTCTACATCCACGTGACGGCGGCCTTGCTCGCAACGGGAGCCTTCACGGTGGGCGCCCTGGCTTCGTGCCTCTACCTCCATCGGTCACGTGCCGAGGCCCGCGGCACCAGTAACCGTGGCCTCGCCGCACGACTCCCCGCCAGTGAGGTCATCGATGCGCTGGCCTACCGCCTGCATGCGTTCGGCTTTCCGGTATGGACCTTCGCGGCACTGATCGCCGGTCCTATCTGGGCGCGCTACGCCTGGGGCCGATATTGGGGCTGGGATCCTAAGGAAGTCTGGGCGTTCATCACCTGGGTTGCCTATGCGGCCTACCTCCACGCCCGCGCCACCGCCGGCTGGCGCGGCCACCGTGCCGCCACCCTCGCCCTCATTGGCTTCGCTGCGCTGCTGTTCAACTTCGTGGGCATCAATCTCTGGGGCGGAGGCCTGCACTCCTACGCTGGCAAATAA